A window of Haloarcula marismortui ATCC 43049 genomic DNA:
CTCCATGAGTTCGAGGTCGTAGTCGTCGAGCGTGCCGACGGCCTCGCTGATGAGACGCTGGAGGACCTGAATCCCCTGTGAGAAATTCGTGGCTTTCAGCAGCGGAATCTCCTCGCTGGCGTCTTGCAGGCGGGCCAGCCCGTCCTCGTCGAAGCCGGTGGTTCCGACAACCATCGGGACGCCCGCCTCGACGCAGGCCTCGGCGACGGTCAGCGCACCCTTAGGGACGGCGAAATCGACCACAACGTCCACGTCGTACTCCCGGAGCGCAGCGGCGGCCTCGGCCGGGTGGACGACCGGGACGTCGTCAACCGCATCCGTGTCGCTGGTCGCGAAGCCGACCACGACCTCGCTGTCGGTGGCGGCCTCGATGACGGCCCCGCCCATCTGGCCGGTGACGCCGTTGACCGCCACTCGCGTCATCGCTCGGCCTCCGCGTACTCATCTTCGAGGTCTTCGGTTTCGAGCGTGGCGAGCACGTCACGCAGGTGGTCGAGGTGTTCGTCGGACAGGCGGGTCAGTGGCGAGCGGAGGTGTGCTGGGCCGTAGCCCCGGATTCGCATCGCCTCCTTGACCGGAATGGGGTTGGTCTCGACGAACATCGCGCGGAACAGCGGCCCGAGTTCGTGATGAATCGCTTGCGCTCGCTCGAAGTCGCCAGACAGCGCCGCCCCGACCATGGCGCAGGTGCGCTCCGGTTCGATGTTGGCCGAGACAGAGATACAACCAGTTCCACCGACTGACAGCATCGGTAGCGTCATCCCGTCGTCACCGGACAGCACCGCGAAGTCCTCGTCTCGTGTGCGCTCGATGATCTCGGAAATCTGGTTCATGTCGCCGCTCGCAGCCTTGTATGCGCGGATGTTCGGGTGCGACGCGAGTTCGGCCGCCGTGTCCGGCTCGATGTTCTGGCCCGTCCGCGAGGGGACGTTGTAGACGATCTGTGGCAGGTCGACAGCGTCGGCTAGGGTCGTGTAGTGGTCGATAAACCCCTGCTGTTCGGGCTTGTTGTAGTACGGCGAGATGAGCAACAGGGCATCAGCGCCGGCCTCGGCGGAGCGCCGCGATAGCTCCAGTGCTTCCTTGGTGTTGTTCGACCCTGAGCCGGCGATGACTGGCACGTCGTCGACGGCGTCGATGACCGCCTCGACAACCTCGATGTGTTCGTCGTGGGAGAGCGTCGCCGATTCGCCGGTCGAGCCGACAGGCACGAGTCCGTCCACGCCGGCGGATTCGAGCCGCTGGGCGTCGTCTCTGAGTGTTTCGAAGTCAATACTGCCGTCTTGATGGAATGGCGTGCACATCGCTGGGAACACGCCGTGGAAGTCAATCGCTGTCATTGCTGTGTGTCTGGTGTCGCTGTGGGTTCGGTTGTCCGGTCGGAAACGGTGCGGTAGCCGGCCGATACCGCCGGCTGTTGTGTGTCAAACGACCTGACCCGAGACGGAGTCGCCACGTCCGCCACGAGTCGCTAAAACGTCGGCTTGCGCTTTGCGCGGACGACGCCCTCACCGGGGAGCCATGAAGCGGTTCCGGACTGACGGCGTCGTCGCATGGTCGAGTAACTGCGTGTGACTGACTTAGCTTTTGTGTTCTCGCGGTCGCCGTTCACAGTGTGTTCGAAGCGCTATCGAATCGTGGACGGCGCGACTGCACCTGTAAAGTTGAGTTCTGCCTGAAACAACCGGTCAGTAGACGTGCATATTGGTCATACCCATTTCCTCGCGCTCAGCCCCAGATTGATTCTGGAACCGAGATGAGGAGAATAACGAAGACAACGAGCGTCCCGAGGCCGAGCATTCGCAGGACTCCCGCTGAACGTCGTCGATTCGGGGGCAGGAATTCCGCGAACCCAGAGAACGCAAACGCGATACCCAAAAAGAGCATGTTGTGAGGGCCGTCGAGTACAATACCGAAATACACCCACCCAAGGATGCAGATGAACGAGAAGAGTGAGAAAAGGAGCCCCTTCTGCCGTCCGTCTGGCTCACGAAATAACATTCGCTGAATTGTCATACACATACTGACAGACGGTGGATTTAATAAATTGTCCGGCTGCACTGCCCGGATGTCCGGTTGCTGTATTGATATATTCTCTGCACGGATAGAACTGCTGAACCGACAACAACTGGTTAGTTGGGGCATAATTACCCCGCTGTTTCACGTTTGTATCCCGAAAGCATATTCGGACCGATAGCCAATACCTGATATGACAGTTTCCCAGCCGGGACAGCGCGTGGCCGTACTGGCCGACGCGCAAAACCTCTATCACACTGCCCGGAGTCTTTACTCGCGGAACATCGACTACGAGGCACTACTGGAAGAGGCCGTTGACGGCCGCGAACTGACCCGTGCTATCGCCTACGTCATCCGAGCGGACTCGCCCGAAGAAGAGTCGTTTTTCGAAGCGCTCGTCGACATTGGCTTCGAGACACGCATCAAGGACATCAAGACGTTTCAGGACGGGTCGAAGAAAGCCGACTGGGATGTCGGGATGAGCCTCGACGCCGTCTCGCTGGCGAATCACGTCGATACAGTAGTGCTCTGTACCGGCGACGGGGATTTCGCTCGCGTGTGTCGATATCTCCGCCACGAGGGCTGTCGCGTCGAAGCGATGGGATTCGAGGAGTCGTCCTCCGAAGACCTCAAAGCGGCCGTTGATGGATTTATCGACATGAGCGACGACTCCGACCGGTTCCTGCTGTAGCCGAATCAGTGTCTGGGCGGTCGCTCCGCCGCTCTGTCCACTGCTGTTTACCCACGTAACCGACATTCTCCCGCGGTTTTCTGCGGTTCGACGGGCCTACAGCTACGGTGTTTGGGTTACTGTCGAAGGAAAAGGTTCTCTCGGCGGTTAGACCGGGCGACCGTCTTCTGACGTTCCAACGAGGAGCGCTCCGGCGGCCAGCCCCAGCGCAGCCAGCGCTCCGGCAGCGGCCGGGATGCCGATGTCGATTGCCCCTGTACCAAGGATGAGCACGCTGCTGATCGCCAGCAGCAGAGCGCCCAGCATTACTTTTCGCGTGTCTGTAGCCATATCACCAATCCCTAAGAAGTCATCGGGTATAAATTTCCCCAAAACCGATGGAGGAAAGTATGGGACAGGACAGCAATACCCATATTTCTCCTGCGAAACGCCACCGCTCCAGCTCGGCAGCACGGTATTTCGGGCCCACCTGCACAA
This region includes:
- the dapB gene encoding 4-hydroxy-tetrahydrodipicolinate reductase, whose product is MTRVAVNGVTGQMGGAVIEAATDSEVVVGFATSDTDAVDDVPVVHPAEAAAALREYDVDVVVDFAVPKGALTVAEACVEAGVPMVVGTTGFDEDGLARLQDASEEIPLLKATNFSQGIQVLQRLISEAVGTLDDYDLELMETHHNRKVDAPSGTASSILDVIQEERDVEPVYGREGHAPREDDEIGVFARRAGDVRGEHELVLAGNDEVLSLSHRAEDRGVFAAGALDAATWLVGRDSGWYEFGDVVDA
- the dapA gene encoding 4-hydroxy-tetrahydrodipicolinate synthase, with amino-acid sequence MTAIDFHGVFPAMCTPFHQDGSIDFETLRDDAQRLESAGVDGLVPVGSTGESATLSHDEHIEVVEAVIDAVDDVPVIAGSGSNNTKEALELSRRSAEAGADALLLISPYYNKPEQQGFIDHYTTLADAVDLPQIVYNVPSRTGQNIEPDTAAELASHPNIRAYKAASGDMNQISEIIERTRDEDFAVLSGDDGMTLPMLSVGGTGCISVSANIEPERTCAMVGAALSGDFERAQAIHHELGPLFRAMFVETNPIPVKEAMRIRGYGPAHLRSPLTRLSDEHLDHLRDVLATLETEDLEDEYAEAER
- a CDS encoding NYN domain-containing protein, producing the protein MTVSQPGQRVAVLADAQNLYHTARSLYSRNIDYEALLEEAVDGRELTRAIAYVIRADSPEEESFFEALVDIGFETRIKDIKTFQDGSKKADWDVGMSLDAVSLANHVDTVVLCTGDGDFARVCRYLRHEGCRVEAMGFEESSSEDLKAAVDGFIDMSDDSDRFLL